gtgctataacttgtaatattggcactgctgtgctaatctacgaccacagcacagcaatgccaatattacacgttatagcaccccctctagtgtattattgcttaataagTTTAGTTGtgactttttttaagtaatgtgtTTGATtatcttataatccagtctgTCTGACCTACTTAACCAATCATCTCCCGGTTTCTTTAAACACTGTAGTCAAATCAACTCCTGTGTGGTGGTGGTTGGGGGTTGTTTGGGGGGTGTAGTGTTAAACACCTTGGACTAACGTCTGCTGATTTCACTGATTCGAAATAAATAGTTGAAGAGGGTGAATGTGCTTTGATTTGGGTTTCTATAACatgtgtattagcattagcattagcctccacTCATTTCTGAACTTGCTGTTCAGTGTTGGTTTAAATCAAAGCAAGTTGTGTGGTTCTTATGTGAGTATTTATGTGATACTTTACatagttttttatataaaatgggaTGTTTTTATGCTCCACtatcaaaacaaaaaagtttaacACTACAGACTCTAAATGAACTCTTCTGTTtatcttctgagaactctcctcagtgctgcagGCTGGGTAATAATGTTCAGTACTCTAAACACTGTGAATAAAACAAAGAGTCTGAACTAGATTAGGAATAAAATAACTGATacctgatttttttaaatatacctgAATCATCCCTGATTCTGAGTCACTGGGTTGGATTAGAACATCCCTATTCTTAATTTAAGCAGGAATAAATTATGAGGTATGAAGTAGGTATTTTAAGCAGCTGAAGGTCAATAATTGCACTTAGCTAAAATCTCATAACAACCAATTTATATGCAGTTTAGCATCAGAGGAAGAAGTCAGTTAAACGCTTTATAATCGAAGGTGTTCTGCTTCGCTGCTTGAGGCTCCTTGGAATCAGAAAGTCAGCtaagatttttttctctctctctctctctctctctctctctctctctctctctctctctctctgtctctctctctctctctgctgcagggCTGCACAGCTCACTTCACCAGTCTGATGGGTTATCAGTATCATCAGAAGCGCTGTGGTAGAGAGCTGTCAGACACTGAGAAGCCTGTGTTCCTGTGCCAGCACTGTGGGAAGACGTACCGCTCCAAAGCTGGCCGAGACTACCACGTGCGCTCTGAACACGCCATCGCTACCACACCCACACGCCCGGTGagacagcgcacacacacacacacaaccttcaTCCTGCAGCAGTCACCAGCTTAGCGCTCTGTCACTATTTCATATTcatttaagctttatttataacgactgttttttttttgtttgtttctctttttgcaattgtgtttaaaatgaaaatctCTGAGGACAGTTAAAAAATGTAGTATTCTATTCATTTCAAGGTGCatataataaatgtctattttctggtctattttcatacacaaggcacaccagattataaggcacatcatgcgacactagtaaggaacaggggtgtcaccatgttttccttctaattcagcaggtcttgccttTGGGtggtgaacaaaactgtaattcttaaaaaataaaaaaaatgatgttaatctacacagatttctctcctgaaaataaaTGCTGCGTGACAACGCTACACTGAGGCACCGtgtgtgttctggtaagccagggggaTTTTAGCTAGGgataacggctaatgctaatgctgctccagcagtgctagccaggattagcaggGCTACAGTCCATTatacccacctctgaatggcaacagagctagcacttagcacagttttGAATTACTGAGCAAAGCAAATAACGCTGATATGTTATTTGCATAAATAGTTTCAAAAACAACttgtttttctgagtattttattttactagctactgctgaCAATGGATGTTGAGGAACAGTTATATACAACTCAAAGGgacctatagtattttacaaagaacgagaaaatgtggattttagcggaaagaCACCTTAAAGACACACTACCAAATATGAAATTATAGGATACCCTTGAACACAGACATTTTTTTCCACGACTATTTATTTCCAGGTCCCCACCACTGAGGAGGTAAAACCTAGCTTTAGGAAAGAGAAAGAGCATCCTCCAGCAGAGAAGACGAAAGAGGAGAACATCATCATGAAGAAGAACCCAGTGAAAGTGAAGgagagagtggaggtgaagagagaggagaaaagagaagagaagaaggaggagaagaaggaggttAGGGTGGAGGCGCAGGACTTGCTGGACCTGGATCGCACTCCCAGTGGCAGGGTGAGGAGGCGCTCGGCTCAGGTGGCTGTGTTTCACCTGCAGGAGATAGCAGAAGATGAGCTGGCCAAAGACTGGGGTACCAAGCGACGCATTAAAGATGACCTCGTGCCCGACATCAAAAGAGTAAGATTTCATTTTACACATCGATACACAATTTCACACCTAATGTATCATATTCTAATTGACTTGCCTCACTTTCTTCACTAAAAGATGGACTTTTATACAGATTTGTATACCAATATCTTCTATTTCGGTTTGTTAGCTCAACTACACCAGACCAGGCCTTCCTAACTTCAGCCCAGAAACCCTGGAAACctggaaaaatgaagtaaaagAGAAAGGGTTCATTTGTTGTCCCAATATTGTAAGACCTTTCTcctatttttttatactgtttgaaTACTTTATGTGTCTGCTGAAAGAGACACTGCAACATTTGAAGTAGTTACAGTTGAACTGATAAAATCAGATTTGTTGAAAAGCTAAAGTGTCTTGTCTGATTTGACAGAGCTGTGAAGCTGTTTACTCGAGTGTGTCGGGACTCAAAGCTCACCTTGCAAACTGCAATAAGGTACAgaccggctgctgctgctgttgaacTTTATAAGACTTAACTTTCTGTAATAATCATTACGCCCATATTCTTTGCTATATTATTCCAAGATAAATTGTATGCCCAAATAATTAACAGTCATCTGATGACTGGAAAGAATTGAACCAAATCCAAAGTTAAACAGTAATCTGTATACTACAGGGGCACTGAAATGAAATGTTTTGCCAAAAATCGAAATGGAACAAATTTAAagaagcaattacaaaacttcaATTATAAAATATGTATTGAACATTTAAGACTTGGGCTGAatcgtcattgcgatgtgcgcatgcgcaatagccACATTGCAGGACGTGACAGGCTCCTGCTGCAAGAAGCacgttgggggggggggggggggggattgggtGATTGCGAAGGGGGTCGAGttgggggcaggagtaaacacgaggtaaccgtatgacctccatccacatggttgggcacgtgcttgtaaacgcacgtgttgaaagctgtgcacctcagtccatcACAGTcttgcagatatttccagttacagctgaattcacgcttttaattccagaaaaatgctcttatttacattttaaaagccatttaagtgcctgattaaagggcagataaATGTTGACTCAGCTCCTGGTCAGTCCATAGTgatatatatcgtcgaaaaaaaaaaatggcaatgtaaaatttttccaatatcgtacaGCTCTACTTATGGCCCTAGTTTAGCGATCTGTGGGCGAGCTGTCAACAGCACACTCCGTAGCTTGATttggggcatgtcagtgtgtctttgctatagtaaaaatgcaaaaaattcaCCTTGCACAGTTTAAAACGTGCAAGAGGCAAGTACTAATTTTCCTTTTTAATTATTGGTGTGTTTTGAGCatattgtgaaataaaccaatcagtgtttctcTTGCCATATCCTTACTTTGGTGGATTGTTTTTTAAGAGCACtgcgtttctcagcagaggaaactgacctgtacGTTTACGCTGTGGAATTTAGCTGAACacatctcatttccagaccaccacactcatcgGCATGGATATATTCATAAATGTTGTAGGCGCAAGCTGTGCAAATAGGATGttggtagggtgtaagatagcaatgagcattgcgacgcaCCTCGTGCTGGGTGTCAGTCGGGCCCTTAACGATTtgaatatcccagcagacaaaccaacgcAGCACAATACATATACCTCAACAGTGCAGCTTTAACATGAATTTATTTctgcagtgcaattctaatcttaaatttacctcagcagtgctattttattcaTGAATataccacagcagtgctactctTGTCACATTTGAAATAACAGTTTACACAGACAACCCACAGCCAGtcttttagtaaacaaaaaatgctatggctaagttagctcagctaatgtcaCCATCTTAGCCCTGTACAGTTTATTAAGAATACGTTATTTGTCGGCTCTGCCTGacagctctctccctcacttcctGCATTGTATACAACAGCAGTGCTCTGATAGACAACACCAATCCTAATATTAAAGGGAACACTACAGTATGCCttcaaataatttaattattgtttgGTGTAAATTattgtcttttcacttatttggctGAAAATGCACTTTTTGGTTGCAAAATATTTGTTGAATCCCCAGTATCATTTTTATGGTAGTTACTGAAGATGCACTTGTAACTAAATGTTAATCCTGCAGCTTTTCAGTAATTACTGAACCAGCTTTCTTGTGAATAATACTTTGTACAGGGAGGGGGCGATGTGGGGAAGTATACATGCTTGCTGTGCCAGAAAGAGTTCAGTTCAGAAAGTGGAGTGAAATACCACATCAGCAAGACACACTCTCAGGTGAGCTggaaacacatacagctctggaaaaaaattaagagaccacttcagtttctgaatcagtttctctggttttgccatttataggtataagtttgagtaaaatgaacattgttgttttattctataaactacggacaacatttctcccaaattccaaataaaaatattgtcatttagagcatttatttgcagaaaatgagaaatgtctgaaatatcaaaaaagatgatataaataatcttaaataatgcaaagaaaacaagttcatattcatacagttttaagaatacagaaatcaatatttggtggaataaccctgttttctaatcatttttaatcatgtttaatgcatcttggcatgttctcctccaccagtcttactcactgcttttgggtacttttatgccactcctggtgcaaaacctcaagcagttcagcttggtttgatggcttgtgatcatccatcttacttttGACTATAGTCCagaagttttttaatttggttaaaacaaagaaattaatcacttttaagtggtctcttattttttccagagctatataaacacccacacacatacctgTACACAATATACGATATACAGTCCTGATTATATGAACAGGATATAAGCACGGTTCTcgtgggtccttaaaaagtcttaaaatatttgaaattaaaatcttgataagtaaggtcttaaattgtcttaaatttactgtaacttTGCTGtgggtattacatttttagatggtgcatttaatgccagtgggaaagcactaggcaagaactaaggttagcaaaaagctagctaacattagtgacgagttactggggagagaactaaggttagcatagagctaggtAACAtcagtggcgagctagctaatgttacagggagagaactaaggttagcatggagctagctaacatcactggcaagttagctaacgttactggggagagaactaaggttagcgtagagctagctaacatcactagcaagttagctaacgttactggggagagaactaaggttagcatagagctagctaacattagcgaagagctagctaacgttactggtgagagaattaaggttactgtagagctagctaacatcactggctagttagctaacaatactgggagagaactaaggttagcttagagctagctaacatcactggcaagttagctaacgttactggggagagaactaaggttagcgtagagctagctaacattagcgaagagctagctaacgttaacggtagagaactaaggttagtggagttaacattagcggcaagctagctaacatactagcgTTAGCGTTAAGTTAGCTACTTTACTGGggagaaagctagctaacattagcggcaagctagctaacatactagcgTTAGCGttaagttagctaacgttactggggagagaactaaggttagcgtagagctagctaacatcactagcaagttagctaacgttactggggagagaactaaggttagcatagagctagctaacattagcgaagagctagctaacgttactggtgagagaattaaggttactgtagagctagctaacatcactggctagttagctaacaatactgggagagaactaaggttagcttagagctagctaacatcactggcaagttagctaacgttactggggagagaactaaggttagcgtagagctagctaacattagcgaagagctagctaacgttaacggtagagaactaaggttagtggagttaacattagcggcaagctagctaacatactagcgTTAGCGTTAAGTTAGCTACTTTACTGGGGAGAAAGCTagtgttagcggagagctagctatcaTGCTAACATGTTTTGCATTACAACTGAATAAAAAAGGATAAAGAAAattgataacaaatgggaaacgttaagttttaattttcaataaaaaggtcttaataatgtcttaaaaacatttttaaaatagagCAAGAGCCTATTATAGGACCATATGTGTGTTTTGAATTTGAAACTATCACTAAATAAGGATTTTCTTAGCTTAACCACTTCACATAACCCCACTCACGTCCTGTTTTGTTTTGATTCCTAGAATTGGTTTCGAGCATCTAGCAATGTGGTGCCTAACAGCAAGGGGCCAGAGAGCAATGGGCTGGAGAAGGACGTGAAAAACGGAGTTAGCGCGAAGAAGAGGGGGCGAAAACCCAAAGAGCGCCCACCCGAGACCACCGCCTCCATCTCAGAAAAGACTTCCAGCTGCAGCACACCCAAACCCACTCCAGCTCCATCTCCAGTGCCAGCTCCCACCCATCTCCAAAGCCCAAGTCCAAACACAGCCCAAGCCCCCACGCAGCCCCCCGTACCCGCCACCTCCGACAGCACCTCGGCCCCCGCAGAAACACTCGTGGACAGTGGAAGTCTAGCCCAAACCAGAGACTCGCAGCCCCCCGTGAAAAAGAGGGGCAAACCTAAGAAAGTGCAGCTGGCAGAGTAACATGGCGCTCACTACTTCAACACCAGGCAGGATGCTGTTAGTCATTTATCAGTACATTAATAATAAAGCTAGGCTAGGACTGTGCCACACAGCTGAAGGATTACAGAGAGGATAGAGCTGATACAGAATAACAGAAGGTGGGTAGagcaaataacaacaacaacgacAACAACAGTTAGCTCTTGTATTAGTTTCACACTGATATCTGTTTCTTAacctaaaatatacatatacaatatatgtgTCTACTGGTATATACTGATACATAATAAtcctttttattccatttttagaTTTCATTTCAATCATTAAGCTACAAAAAAGGGTTACTTGTTTTAAATACTGAGATtccactatatatacatatagatatatacatatactgtatatacacaaccCCAAATTTTAAAAAAGGTTTGTACAGCATGTAAATCCGAATAAAGAAATGCATTGTTTCTTATATTTCCTTTTATTCaggttttatttaattgcaggcAGTGTACACCCAAGATATTTCGGTTACAGTTTTGTCTGCTtaatttatgttcatttgtcagaaacagcaatggtgttcccaggtAAATTTGACCCAGTGCAAGTTTAATTATcgaaaagatgtctgaaacctaaaaatcctaaaaagcagtgtgaatatttcattactaactgcattgctaattattctatcaatatttagtgcaatggtgttccttaccccTAACAGGTAAttgtttaattaggataattcactcgtttttcataaactttttttaatgtttcactactttattacgaGTACtgcagatcagcacagcagtgtccATATttcatgttatagcacgaacctcaaatGTATTATGGCAAttttaccacagttccattatcactgtttattaaaatatttagcattcaagaggacgagaaaatatgatctgtttggttataaaaactccacaagttaaaatagttccattgctgctccgtttgtagctgcgctgtttggcttgtaagcgctgtatcattgctaggttatctgtatgtggcagagtaatacatgaagagctttggttacagtgcattacttgctgataatggcactaatagaatgcctctcagccaatcacattgcagcgtcagaactaactgtggtatgataAACAGTACAACATTTTACAAAATTGTTACAGTGGTGTGTATTCTCTGTGGCAAGGATGCGAATATGCTCACTTGTGGATCTTTTCCATCCGAATATGATCCTTTGAAAATTAAGTGATTGGTCCCGATTTCTGATCACATGAACTGTTCGGGCACATTCCTATTATATACTATCCCTAAATTGCAGGTCTGAATTGCAGTGAAATGAAATTAAGTTAAGCAGACAaaatttgaaacattttgggttcatactATTAGCAATGTAATAAAATTCAAAGTatatgtaagaaacactgtgctTTTACTTGCATTTTGCATGCTGTCCCAATAGTATTTGATTTGgggttgtgtgagtgtgtatatctTGTCACTGTCAGGCatgttttgacataatgtgaTTCTGACAGTTGTCTATTACATTGTGTCAAAGTTTCAGGATGAACGAAGCAATAGAAATGACCAAAACGACATGGAATTTTTCTGTACACCTTTTTCTCTAATGTTGCCATTTTGAAGGTTTTACAAGGTTTTAgcatgacagtgatgatatatatatatatatttatatatagaactcaacatttcagaaaactTTGGGGGTAGCTAAGTTGATACGTCCGGTAGTTTCATGTTGTGTtttgaaaggttttttttttattatttaaaaaaagcaggaTATAAACGTCATTCAATTAGCATGATGTGCTAATTTACGACTGACGTTTCATTACAGATATActgtattgtttatatatatatataatactgataTCTATATATGAATACTGTATATACCGAGGAATTCATTtttgtcaggttttttttttcccagccagGTTGGTCAGAACAAttcattttgccttttttttttggtggtcatGGGTTGATTGTAATTCTCCTCTGGTGTATTGGGGTTTTGTTGTGTTAAAGGTAGCGGAATGGAGCATATCTGTTGGGACAGTCTGCTTACAGTGCAATAGTGTCGCTTTCGTGGCTTGTGTCTGGTCTCTTGCTCAGAATCATGAGAGGGGGAGTTTGGCCTCTGTGTGTAAAACTCCTATTCCTGTATCCAGTAGTTCAGTAGTACCCAACAGTTGGTCGAAGGGTATCGTCAGAAACGTTCAGCTGCTTGGAAAATACATTTCTATATGTTGTGCTCTCAAAAATTTAAACGGGCTATAGACACAGAAGTTAGAGGATGTGGAATTCAGAGCAAATGACATATTCACTTTAGAATTAAGCCCATTACACACCAGAAGCAGCGTGGTACCTGTGGTGCATCAGAACCATTCACATTTCATAACGGCAACTACAGATGTGCATCTTGAGGTGTTTTCCTGTGTACAAAACCAAAAAGGTAAATAgcttattattgtgattaattagGTGAAATACTTACCTTCAGTTCAAAAAGCTGCAGATACAGCATTTCAGGCTCTACTACTACAAGGCATTCAGTTTACAGTTTAATATACAGCCGTTTGTTGATGTGTTTCCTGACCTATAGATTATAGTGCATTCAGAGTACTGAATTCTGTTTTGGTTCTGCATAGAAACCACTAGAACTCCATGCGCAGCACACCCAAACATGTATTTTTGCACTTAGTATGTGCATTTTCACTGTGATGCCGCAAGATGCAAGTGGTCTTTGTGAAAGGTATATTCCTTCTTATCACCTACGTCACCATCGTCTACCAAAACGAGGCTGAGGGGATACGGAAATGGGTACTAGCAACGCTGCCTCACTGCTGTGTTCCCAaatgagtggctttactgctacttaatacctgactggtagaattgatACATAAGGTACCCTgacgattttttggaaaataaaaggattttaaatgcgccttatagtccgaaaaatacggcaCAGATTAACGTGGACACAATAAGTAAGTTCAGAACACTTTATAAAAGAGTGTtgctttaaagctcaccttccgcgaaaatccgatttttcttcttttttgtggaatacagtaggtctctccgagttgaatgtgtacacctgcacattaaactgttttgcagcccccattgtctgcaggagctaagcaaagaaatcccccctccccccctccgaaaaacgggtgaattttgaattatctttctgcctacgtaggcagaaactcacagaccagcccaccttggctcgagaaactcccagaggcggagctgaagcgacgcaacatcaccgctcatcagttaggaggtgggaggcagtgagcggcagagcggtggaggggcgtcgcagtgctcctagccaatcagaggagagatatttgcatgctgtttgcatgtatgaatattcatgagcaaagctgga
The Astyanax mexicanus isolate ESR-SI-001 chromosome 13, AstMex3_surface, whole genome shotgun sequence DNA segment above includes these coding regions:
- the znf512b gene encoding zinc finger protein 512B isoform X4 — protein: MDTASSARLVKPPSGLSKGRPQKQSHPPETARMGGTENDNHGPSCNERSEGKKKGRPRVDVQELRSIPATMAEKLSHSCPYCEAVFATKVRLQKHKLWNHPERVTMESNAGVPMETKSEPKLEPKVQKSLVKGNSKKRPMENNPPSPVFFKVKKTQEASQPSQNGECATQKSERKQHHSSQQQQQQQQQQQGAASDTGGSESEGGSLPPPFPEEDPERMKHRRKQKTPKKFTGEQPSISGTFGLKGMNKVEEKLKAGRVKRPEGALFNEESPRKQTATGSSRRKPPSHTQAAPAEAQWQHTISERGEVSCPTCSVVTRKTVHGLKKHMEICQKLQDALKCQQCHKQFRSKADLSYHTMTEHSAKQPSGSENEGGDEQEEREKLRRVLKQMGSIKCPSEGCTAHFTSLMGYQYHQKRCGRELSDTEKPVFLCQHCGKTYRSKAGRDYHVRSEHAIATTPTRPVPTTEEVKPSFRKEKEHPPAEKTKEENIIMKKNPVKVKERVEVKREEKREEKKEEKKEVRVEAQDLLDLDRTPSGRVRRRSAQVAVFHLQEIAEDELAKDWGTKRRIKDDLVPDIKRLNYTRPGLPNFSPETLETWKNEVKEKGFICCPNISCEAVYSSVSGLKAHLANCNKGGGDVGKYTCLLCQKEFSSESGVKYHISKTHSQNWFRASSNVVPNSKGPESNGLEKDVKNGVSAKKRGRKPKERPPETTASISEKTSSCSTPKPTPAPSPVPAPTHLQSPSPNTAQAPTQPPVPATSDSTSAPAETLVDSGSLAQTRDSQPPVKKRGKPKKVQLAE